A single region of the Nicotiana sylvestris chromosome 6, ASM39365v2, whole genome shotgun sequence genome encodes:
- the LOC138871247 gene encoding uncharacterized protein encodes MAVVCHGQLYQQRMGRAYNKKVCPRNFDVGKLVLRCILPQYKEAKEKFAPNWKGSYIIRKLLSKGALYLGDIEGNDPETTVNADMVKSIQRAIASTTYGSSDIAMYFTKLKGYWDEIGNFTFGRPCTCGALPEFIEGQKLVQFLSGLNDTYGTVRSDILMMSPVTSVAKAYSILIRDEKQREIKSDSPMFSSDSASFLANSPAPLICLSQKYCKKSGHTVAKCYKLHGFPSDFKFTKNKRVAASVHMDFTPETPPLSDPQQVVDAPHDFSKEQYAHILSPFSRPNSHPLFQHHHHHLLLMPILTGPFLKRPLEIGRAKNGLYILYMGFRKSNFVSIHYSDVKSSDCSFHSVISPVPSSPVIDSSVLPTSCTSTFINKNDILWHQRMKHIPFGKMISIPHLSCKFYSKQSFVCPICPIARQQRNSFPASITHSSRPFELVHIDL; translated from the exons ATGGCTGTagtttgccacgggcagttgtatcaacaaagaatgggtcgtgcctacaacaagaaagtgtgtCCTAGGAACTTTGATGTGGGGAAACTCGTTTTGAGATGTATTCTCCCTCAATAtaaggaagcaaaagaaaagttcgccccaaactggaaAGGTTcgtacattataagaaaattgttgtcgaaaggggcattgtacttgggagacattgaaggaaatgatcctgaaacaactGTAAATGCAGACATGGTCAAAAG TATTCAAAGAGCCATAGCATCCACTACTTATGGATCTTCTGATATAGCTATGTATTTTACAAAGTTGAAGGGTTATTGGGATGAAATTGGTAACTTTACTTTTGGTAGGCCTTGCACTTGTGGTGCCTTGCCTGAGTTTATTGAGGGACAAAAACTTGTTCAATTTTTATCGGGGTTGAATGATACATATGGTACTGTGCGGAGCGACATTTTGATGATGAGTCCGGTAACATCAGTTGCAAAGGCATACTCTATTCTGATCAGAGATGAAAAGCAGAGAGAGATCAAATCTGATTCCCCTATGTTCTCTTCTGATTCAGCCTCATTCCTAGCCAATTCTCCTGCTCCTCTGATTTGTCTCTCTCAA AAATACTGTAAGAAGTCTGGGCACACAGTAGCCAAGTGTTACAAGCTTCATGGATTCCCCTCAGATTTTAAGTTCACTAAGAATAAAAGAGTTGCAGCTTCTGTACATATGGATTTTACTCCTGAGACTCCTCCTCTTTCTGATCCTCAACAAGTTGTTGATGCTCCGCATGATTTCTCGAAGGAGCAATATGCTCATATTTTATCACCTTTTAGTAGGCCCAACTCTCATCCTCTGTtccaacatcatcatcatcatctactGCTTATGCCAATTTTGACG GGCCCTTTTCTGAAGAGGCCATTGGAAATTGGTAGAGCTAAGAATGGCCTATACATTCTGTATATGGGTTTCAGAAAATCTAATTTTGTTTCTATTCATTATTCTGATGTAAAATCTAGTGATTGTTCTTTTCATTCTGTCATTAGTCCTGTTCCCTCTTCCCCTGTTATTGATAGTTCAGTGCTTCCTACTTCTTGTACTTCTACTTTCATTAATAAAAATGATATTTTGTGGCATCAAAGAATGAAACATATTCCTTTTGGTAAAATGATATCTATCCCACATCTGTCTTGTAAATTTTACTCTAAACAATCTTTTGTTTGTCCAATATGCCCCATAGCAAGACAACAAAGGAATTCATTTCCGGCTAGTATTACTCATTCTTCAAGGCCTTTTGAACTTGTTCATATTGATCTTTAG